One segment of Castanea sativa cultivar Marrone di Chiusa Pesio chromosome 3, ASM4071231v1 DNA contains the following:
- the LOC142627101 gene encoding GEM-like protein 5, protein MTGTPEETQPHQPASTSPPKPKEPESYNPFCTSTNTDESQPHQQPPLAAAAATPSSSTPPSDEETKKWGTHVMGAPAVPTVHPDNQKAALWNAADHQQIYHQPYIIYSPVDKPTNNPLEPVIHMFNNWSRKAETVARNVWHHLKTGPSVSEAAWGKVNLTAKAITEGGFESLFKQTFATNQNEKLKKTFACYLSTATGPVAGTLYLSTARVAFCSDRPLSFTAPSGQEAWSYYKVMITLENIGTVNPVIMRENPPEKYIQIATIDGHDFWFMGFVNFEKALHHLLSNVSDFRAAQAVLDGR, encoded by the exons ATGACAGGCACACCTGAAGAAACACAACCCCATCAACCGGCTTCAACATCACCTCCCAAACCCAAAGAACCTGAGTCCTATAACCCCTTTTGTACATCCACAAACACAGATGAATCACAGCCTCATCAGCAACCTCCattagcagcagcagcagcaacaccATCATCTTCAACTCCGCCATCAGATGAGGAGACCAAGAAATGGGGCACCCACGTCATGGGAGCACCAGCAGTCCCTACTGTCCACCCTGACAACCAGAAGGCTGCTTTGTGGAATGCTGCTGACCACCAACAAATTTACCACCAACCTTATATCATCTACTCTCCTGTGGACAAGCCAACCAATAATCCTTTGGAACCTGTGATTCACATGTTCAATAATTGGAGCAGGAAAGCTGAGACTGTAGCCCGCAACGTCTGGCACCACC TTAAAACTGGGCCATCTGTATCGGAAGCTGCATGGGGGAAGGTGAACCTGACAGCCAAAGCAATAACAGAAGGTGGATTTGAGTCCCTCTTTAAGCAGACTTTTGCAACTAATCAGAATGAGAAGCTAAAGAAGACATTTGCTTGTTACCTTTCCACAGCTACCGGCCCAGTAGCTGGAACACTCTATCTGTCAACAGCTCGTGTGGCTTTCTGCAGTGATCGCCCCTTGTCTTTCACTGCTCCATCAGGACAAGAAGCTTGGAGCTATTACAAG GTTATGATAACATTGGAAAATATAGGCACAGTCAACCCTGTGATCATGAGAGAAAATCCACCAGAGAAGTACATTCAGATTGCTACAATTGATGGTCATGACTTCTGGTTCATGGGTTTTGTTAATTTCGAGAAAGCATTGCATCACCTCTTAAGCAATGTGTCAGATTTCAGAGCGGCACAGGCAGTTTTGGATGGCAGATGA